CTGGCGATGTGAAACCTGCGGCTCACCCGTGCCCATGCTTCATCCGGACGGAGGGGCCTACTGGATTCCGGCCGGCCTGCTGGCGACGGATCCGGGCGTCCGGGTGGCTGGCCATATCTACGTCGGATCGAAGGCACCCTGGGATGAGATCGCAGGCGACTGCCCCCAATTGAGAGAAGGCTTCGGCAGCCAGCGCCTCGACAAACCCTAGTCCCTTGTATCGACCAAAGGCGGAAGTGTTGTCATGCTAAGCACTGCGTCCCCCGCAGCCAATCGGTTCTCGCCGTGTCGCGGGCCGATTCATGGGGCCCGTATGTCGAAGAAGCGGTATCGGATTGACTTGAC
This region of bacterium genomic DNA includes:
- a CDS encoding GFA family protein, with protein sequence MQQIHGRCLCGEVRFAITGKTTDIGMCHCSKCRRVSGVASNANLMTGRDGLIWISGEDHISKFKLASGWGVWRCETCGSPVPMLHPDGGAYWIPAGLLATDPGVRVAGHIYVGSKAPWDEIAGDCPQLREGFGSQRLDKP